The genomic DNA TTCAATACTGTATATAGTTTTTGTTTATCAACAAGTCAAAGTAATattcttaactttttatataagattGTACTAAGTTATGGACAATGCTAACTCATTTATTTTAGAGCAATGTGATCATTTGAAGTTTCTCACTTAACACGCTGAATTTGGTTTcacgaaataaatataatacataaatCTATTTTTCTGTAGATGgttaaatataaaacttcaaagtgcaaaatatataagttttgatGAAACGATTTTCTTCAGAACTACAAAAAGAGTTTGAATATATtgtgaatttattataaaattcatttgtaagatttcgttgaatatttgaaaataataatgaatgaaaattaaTTCACCATATTATAAGGGACACAACTCTGTAGGGAAAGATACAGAAGAGTACAGTTGATGGTTATAATGCCAAGATGGTCTGCGTTGCTGCTGATGTCAAATTTCGTCTCCgaacatgacaaaattgtagaTTTCTTACACTTTTCGTCGTTTCAGCCTTTTCAAGGTCTAAGTTTGAACATATGTGAGTACACAACACCTAAAAATAAGGTTCTACAGGGACGAACAGATACTGAAGTTCATTACACAAGCGTGATGGGTTTCcactttaaagtttaaaaattctGGAAAAAGGGGGGCCAAAAACGGCCCTTATCATACCTTGTCccttagtcctggtatctatgatgagttttttgcaaaacatttttgcgatatatttcagtaatttGTATTCAtggaaaaaaactaaatttaaacactgacactgtgtttccGTTTTGCATTCACAGGATGTGTATTTAAGAACATTAGTCTGTGGCAAtggaataaaatatattatgtacttGAAAGTCGAACGATCAGTTGTATCCCAAAGAAAACATAGTGtaaaccttttttaaaagtatcgaTAATCGGAAcatagataccaagattaaaaatgtatacttaAGACGTATGTATCGTCTTTACCTGCATATgatgtatatatctcccaattggtACGATATTCccatgcttgtatttcctatcatgattttcttgaaagagggttgctgcttacaagagagctattaaaccaagagttccaaatggtgaagttgaaatcatctcttcgttaaatttacggacgccatcacgagttggaataaccgtttcacagatgatgtcggatatgttccttacgttgtAACTTCTTGTACAATCCCCTTTcgtttcatgaatgtgacctaccgaataacactatttaccggatttgttataacttgagcaacacgacgggtgccatatgtTGAGCAGGATAtgattacccttccggagcacctgagatcacccttagtttttggttgggttcgtgttgctaagtctttagttttctatggttTTTCATGTGTACttgtatttgtctgtttgtctttttcatttttagccatggcgctgtcagtttattttcgatttgagtttgactgtccctctggtatattttgtCCTTCTTTGATAAAAGACTTAtcattgacgctcgaatcaaaaatgataaaaattttgaaaaaggccaaataaagtacacaTTAAAAAAGCATTGGGATTTCACAATGCCAAAAGTATTTTCCCCAAGGTAATCTATTAATGGGTCAAACAACAAAGGTGTTAAAACAAAGatattgtattaattttgtaatttgacaaTCAGCCAAGACCCTTATATAACTTATCTCTGAAGGGCtccacacatttttaaattgaactttGAATCGGTCACTACGTGGACAGTCGTTATGGAACTTCCTAATAAATTAAAAGCCTGTGTCTCAACCATGAAATTAGATGGAAAGAAACCGGAATGGAAATTCTCCGACAGTTTAAACCACGTTTCATTTCAAGGAACCGGACATGTCATCCGGAAAACATAAGCAGGCCTCAAGAAAGCAAGAAATAGACACAATCTACCAGACGACACAATGCTAAGCGTGTTTTCCAATGGACGAACACTAAAACAGTGCATGTTTGCGCaccctaagtcaggagcctctggcctttgatggtaatgtacatgttgtatgatttttaattttagtttctttcaTATGTTTTGGATTCTAGTATGAACTCCATCATAACTGAACTAGTAATCATTTTTGTATCGGGCcaagctgaagcacgcctcctGGTGCGGGAATTTATTGCTGCATTACAGATCCATTGGTGGCTTTCGGTTGTGGTCTTTGGTCGTATTGTTGTCTCTATcccacattccccatttccattctcaattctaccGTTCCCGCTACTGCCCAAAACCAAAAGATCATGGCTAGAGAATACTTCAACCGTCAGAAGGAAGCCAGGTATGCAATCAGTGTAAACATTTCACACCAAGTACAAAGATAATTCAATGAGGTTTATCATCAATACGGATATAGCCACCAGCCCATACAAAGATCAAAAGGCCTGTCATCGTCTTTCTTACAACACCTCGGCTACAGAAAGAGGAAAGAGAGTATCATGATTGATTTTGATGAGGGATTTAACATTGACGACCTTGAACTACAACACACACCACCGTCAAAAACAACCTAACAACGCCATGAAAAATAAAGCCAATTGTTTTCATATAACTTTATACTTTCTACATGTTGTACTTATCAATAATGTTGACTTTGATTAAATGTATCATATTTATTGGATTTTTCTGCAATAGACTTACTACCATTAACTAAACCCAACTAAAGTTTATGActgatttatttacaatatgatACTACATGGTCAGTCGTACATAAACACAAAGTACAGGATTATAAAAAACAAGTCGTGAAACATCAACCAATTGCAATATCAAAGTGCTGTGATTTCCTTCACAAAAATTAGTATCAAACTGGCGTAGTCGATGTATAAGACAAATGTATGTGCAaatgagaagatttttgtaataaCCAGGTTGATTTCAAACAAATGAGTTTAAGCAGAATGGCTGTTTTATCTTTTGCATTCTCATGTTTTAGTGATTGCTGctttatatcttttttcatatcTACTAAAACATTGAAGTGATGCATATACGTCGGAACTTAATCGAAATGACTTATTTACAGTCACCATAAAAGTCGTTTATCTACACCAATTCTTTCAGTCTTCAATCGAAAAACTATTAACAAATCAAAGCACTTTATTTGTATTGAATGTCATTACAGTATCAGTgataaaagtgtaaaaaaaaaaaaataagataacatGTTCCACCCTTCCTTGATATCATGTTGTTAGTACACACCACAACATTACAGAATGGGAATTATCTACTAAAAGACTAAAAGAGTTGCTTCATTTTGTGTGTAATGTACCTcattatgtaatttaaaaacataGCATTGTCATTGAATAGTTGTGTTGCGTTGTTGTGCGTTGAGCAATGAATAAAACCCATATCACATTGTCAGTTATAAATCCGCCTGTATGTCTGTCACATATTTGTTTCGTTATCTAACATAAACTGCTAATCAGACCAGGAATTGTGTACCTTGACTTTGTGATAATTGCTGTGTCAAGACAAAAACCTGACGTGACTTTGTGTCGATGGCTTTTTCAAGGTGAAAACCCGACGTAACTTTGTGATAATTGTTTTGTAGAGGTGAAAAACCGACGTGACTTGGTGATTTGTCGTTTTGTGTAGGTAAAAATCCGACGTGACTTTATGATTGGTGGTTTTGTGAAGGTAAAATTTCGACGTGACTTTGTGATTGATGATTTGTGAATGTAAAAACTcgtgtaaaagtaaaccaatatatgtcaaggtacagccttcaacagtCCATATGCAGTAATCAACATAGTTATAATGTCCTTAAAATGTACCAAAAACAAGATCGCAGTTTATGTCTATGTCCAAGTCGTTCCCTCAGTTACAGATACACCTTCTTCTATCAAGAGATATTATTTTACCTCTTCGACAACAAACAAATACTACATCACTGGGTGTGTCGTAGTGCCATATTTTACCGCGATTACCAATAGTTGCATCAGCTCTGTCACATTTACTTCCAAATAAACATCCCATCTGGTATCCtatcgaaaataaaatatattgtttatcaaaACCAGTCTTTTACCTAGTTTTGTATGGACGTagcacgcgtctggcgtaaacaaataatttttaacctgttaccttatgatggctattattcgtttgtttctctaTCCTATAATTTCgcacatttatttattgtagccctgtcgtgtaatgttgtcattctaatgttataattaacactgcCATTAAGGCGGGAGGTTTAGCATGCCACAAAACTAGGTTCATcccatctttttttttcatgaaatgacctgtaccaagtcaggaaaatggccattgttacattataattcgtttctgtgtgttttacatttcagtgttgtgtctctgttgtgttatagtgttcttttatatttgatacgtttcccgcagttttagtttgttacccggatttggtttttctctatcgatttatgaattttgaacagcggtatactactgttgcctttatttatgtgttGAATAGAATATTTCTCGTccttttcctaaaaaaaaataatcggaCGATATTAAGACCTTGCTGATAAATATTCCGTTTcgacttcacaaataatacacgatggtcatGAAGTATATATTATAGGTACtgacgtttttttataatcttaattaagtcttttgtattatttttattgtctttataaattattacttttaccaTTTAGTATACTTTGGTAATATCGATGAGACGTGTCTCGTTTCTTAAACAtgccgtcattgtgttattgtgcaatggtaattttttgtattcttatcTTTTGTCTTTGCTTACGTGCTTTGAATATATATGCCTTttatatgatagttgttatccattggTTTATAATGTGTTAGAGCTTTAGATTTTGCATTAGATTAGGGacttccattttgaattttcctcggagttatgTACTTGAACACTATAATCATATTCACCATAAAAAGTGGATCATATAACCAGAAACATTTCCATTTCATCCTTTCTGCAATAACTGTAATATTCTATTTAGCGGTGACAAAATGCAACAGTGAACTATTTAAACGATAAATTGACAGTCTtaaatttagagaaaaaaaaacaactaataaTGTTAAAGTATGACCTACCATGCAAAAAGGCAACAACCTCGCATGTCCTTATAATAGTATATATCAGATTATAGATATAGTCAATGGATTGCACATGCTATTTTCAAATGGCTAAGTGTGTGGAAATTTTCAGTTTAAGTTTCGATTTTGATTTTCCGTAACTATATATTGATTCGGTTTTTTCAGCCAACATATTGTAATTAAACGTCAGTACAAAACACAAACTCGTCACTATACACAAACATGAAAGTATTACAAATCTCACTTATTTTGTGGGTTATAATTTTACTATCTTCGTGTTCCGCAGAGGAGAGCTGTAGTTTACAGTCAGGTAagacattcaaatatttatttttcaaaaaagaaaacatatattatgtatcattttttttacgcTTTTGAATTATTCCGTCtatatgatatacatatatatctatatatctatagtTAAGCACTTGACCAACTGTATACTAGGAGAAAATAGTTAATTCAATATAACTGagctccaaggaaaattcaacaACGGAAAGTCCTATACTAAATGGCATAATAAAATGctcaaacacttcaaacgaataTAGATATATGCGTGATCCACAAAAAGTGCACCCAAAAGATTGAATGAAGAATATTAAGGCTTTTTCGTCCGCCAGTAAAACCTTTGTTACATTGAGATACTTTAAGACTATGCAggatatattcataattaacaCAGCTTGTTATGGTCGCCAATGGTTGTCAATTTGACAATTCTCCCACATAGCCCATTCAACAGCTTTACGTCGGCAAGCGGACTTCAACTATGAGTCgaaacaacatagaaagctTTAAGAGgtcataaaaagacaaatataacaGATTTCAAACGAGATAACTAACGActtgattaagaaaaaaatacgaaTTTAGTTGAAATGTACatgaaagtatatttttttttaaaactttacagtaaatttaatgtttataagaaattcaaaaatatgttttccttttcttAGATTACAGTATGGTTTTCATCAAAGATGGAAATCAGAATattcttttacataaaaaaaggaaacaaaaacagagccccctccccccccccccccccccattttttcaCCAAGTGCTTACTTCATAGCTATCTAAATGCATTGGTCAAATGGCGAGTGAGTGTTTGTAATGGGACACAAACAAATGGTCGGCAAGACCAtttgaatatgaatatatacattttagtaAAATCAGTAATGGTGACCTCTTTACAATGTACAACAACTTTCGTTAATtgttacaatttaaatgtattaatatGGGTTTTCCCCGGTTATAAATAGTCTACATTATGGAATTTTCCGTCTGTAACAGTTATAAATAGTATGAGCAAAATGGAAAATTGAAAGTATTTGCATCGAAAgcgaaaacaaaatttaattaaaaacaaattgttgaattgaaattaaagattcGTGCTTctgtataattatattattcattgaaataaatagtttaaTCCTACAATTCTTTTACacatgaataaaattaatacattttaattcatgTAATCATACTTGTTCAGAATAACAATATTAATTgaaatgtttgaattaaaatgtCTTTAGATTGTAAATGTAGGATGTTTTGTATACCGTATATATATTCCATGACTCCATGAAATTAATTCTATTACTTTGTAAGGActgaaaatataacataccCCAGGTAGGATGTTCTATGGATTTATCGTGCTTAAGAGTGAATATGTATATTTTCACTGGAAAACCTTGCAAAAGAAAATCGTAGAagcgtaaaaaaaaaatgcctcatacaaattaaaaaccaGTTATTAGCCTGcaacaaataatgtttaacgtttattatcttttatattcaaaatataattttcgagAGTTCTGATTTTCACCGTGAAGCATTTACTGGTTAAACAAAATGCACCGTTTCAGTCAAGGTCATtgttaaattcaaaacagaCTTGCATTTAACTTCCCCGAAGAAATATAAACGGGAATGTGGACTTCGAACAATTCAATGAAATGCCACACTGTTTCTCTTTCATAATTTCATTCAAAcgattccttttttttttatagaaaaggtTGCAGATAGTGATATCCGTCACTGTTCACAAAAGAAGAGTGAAGATATAGGTATGTATCGAAAACACACAAGttaaatttccttcaaatttcaaatatatatcagGCAAACCAAACACATTTGAATAGAGGTCCTCGTTCTGATTCGCtcgaaacaaaaacaaataattatgacattgcagaatacagaaaacaaaacagaaccttataaattaatgttagttataataaaacaaaacataacatcTTAGGCAAACTGTTGCGTTAGAGACTTTCAATCTAAATAGTATGATTATATTCTGAATAtgtcaatatgaaaatatgaaaactaaAAGCATAACACCAATTGGGGTTCTTACAAATACAGCATACAATTTAAGTTGCAACAGTTGTACCTTTTtacaataatatgtttaaatgataaattgcaaatatatcaacttaaaaaaaatacggTTTCAATGTtctcattatattttattaaaccaagaagctactttttttaatttaatctgTTTTACAATGCCGGAATATTCTAAGTAACTACAATATTCAGAATAGGATTTGTTCATTGGTGAAGGCTATTTGATTACCTGCACTTGAATATTTGGCAGTAATACCACATCATATAGTTCTACAACCCTGATTTCCCAGTTGCCTTATGTATACATTAGTTTTAGTTAAAATTATGGCGAAGATATATCTTGCAAGTTCATAAGTAAAGTGATGCATGCTTGCCATATCATAAAACGTAAACAGACGTTCAGTACCTGCGCCGGTTTCTTCTgggaaatatttttgataatattctTCGTTTTTAGGTATAACTGAAAATGAACGCAGAATATTGCTAATAGGCCGGACTGGAGTCGGTAAAAGTACTACTGGAAACACAATACTGGGGAGTGACGTTTTTCATGCAGACACTTCGGGCGAGTCAGTCACGAGAAAGACGGAATATGCGCGCTCACTGCGTTACGGGAGAAATCTTTTAGTTGTTGACACTCCGGGATTGTTTGATACAAGTATACCTAATAATGAAACTATGAAAGAAATTGCACAATGTTATAGCCAAACAGCTCCGGGTTTACATGCTATTATTTTTGTTACTGAGATTGGACGTTTCACCAAACAAGAAAAAGATACATTTGACTTTTTTCTCACTCATCTTGGAAAAGAGGTCATTGATTACATGATTGTAGCTTTTACTGGAAAAGATAGACTAGATCATAAAAAACGTACAATTAAGCAGTTTGTTTCCAATTTAAAATATGAGTCGGATCTTAGGTGGTTGTTGAATCGGACCGAATACCGATATACAGCGTTTGGATATGGCGGTAATCGTGCTGATCGTGAGGCAGAAGTTATCGAACTTCTTGAAATGGTTGACGACCTTGTCAAAGAAAACGACGggaaatattatacaaatgacatgtatgaaataaatgagaaagtATTAAAATAACGATGGGAAGAAGAAAAAcgaaaagaaacagaaaaacttGAAAAGGAAATACAATCAGCTAAGAAATCTGCACAAAACGagtttgaagaaaaacaaaggGAACTTGAGAAAAGTTTTGAAGAACAGAAGATTgaacatgaaaataatatgaaaatattgaatGCCAAATTCAAAGAACAAGAATCCGATATTGTGAAGCTAAAAGACAAACATAAGCAGGACCTTGATGAAATGCGGAGATACATAGAACTAAGAGAAATGGCATTAACAGTTCGTCGTATTGAAACGGAAAGAGACATTGAAATAAGGTTGCGAGAAGAAGCTGAAAGAAAATTGATCGATAAAGAAATGACGCTTCGAGAGGAATACAGATCTGATTCTGGCTTTTTTGAGCAGGCTCTCATGGCAACAGGGAAGGCTATAGGAGCTGTTGTAGACGCTGTTAAGggtgtttttagttttttcgGAAGTTTTTGTAAAGGATATAAAGCCTTGAgaaaagtcatattttttttcacagcaATATGTACCTTCCGTAAAAAAACCAAattgttctgaaaaaaaaaaatcaagcacaCGATCAAAGAGGGGATGAGATACcagagtgacagtcaaactcataggtTGAtattaaactgacaacgccatggctaaaacaaaaaagcaaacaaTAATGCGGGTCTTTATAACGTCCTTTCCCATATAGAAGGGATCGCCTATATCCCTTTTCTTTTAACGTTCCATAAGCGTCTTAGTCATCGTCGTTGTGCAGGATAAAttagaaataatgtttgtcctGTATTTTCCTTTATCTCAATGCCCTAATGGTAGAGTTGCTTATCATAAGAATTAAATTTGCCGAATAATCTGAAATAGTCTGAAACAGTCTAAACATATTCTCAACCTGTAAACCTCCTTTTTCTGACTTCAATAATCGACCAAAGGTCTGAACAATCATCCTCCACTCTGAACCTTACTTGACCAACTAATATCTggttttgttaaaaacaaaattgattcaaaatgttaaaacaaatttctttttaactgaCATGACGACAGCAACAACAGTTTCATATTaacaatttgtcaaatatagatagttaaatcaaattatcttttatcataattacattatatcagttttaaatttttttatctgttttttttagaagaatagattttgttttactaaaaaaacacatttatactGAAGGAAGTTAAATCTTATCACGATGATCttgtttgaaatttgtttttttacagtgacttgactgttagtgttgcCCTCCACCAAttgcaattcattttaaaattttgaccaaactgcaatttgttttattaaaccaaatttttcaactggtcagaaatttgaaaaaattgttttagtcaaaatgtgaaagtgcaaagtgataaaataaaacatacttacaatCCTATAAGACTTTAACTCCACTGTATTGATGTAATACCTATATCAGTCTATCAATCTGTATAGTTATAGTAAAGCCATTACCATACTTAAGGtgaactgttttattttgaattgctataaaaatgtccaaactaaGCTATCATAAAGCTTTTCTTTCGAAAAGTATTCTATACTCATAAGAATCACAAATTATgtgaataaaaacatttcatattcagtaaaatatgtgtgaaattaaaatatgtttgtaggAAGTTTCCTTGGGGGAGGTAATCGTTTTTTTCGTTTCAAAAAgtctttattcaaaagaataGTATTTTAGGTTATCTCCCTAAGGAAACTTATCAATATCGTATTGTTATTTCACacatattttactgaatatatgatgtattattttaaatgatatatgattttttataaatttcaaatccttttcaaaagaaaaactttataaaagcTTAGTTTGGACAATTGtatagcaattcaaaataaaacagttcaTTTTTAGTATGGAAATGGCTATACTTTAACTATACATATTGATAAACTTATTTAGACTTATAGGATTGgtagtatgttttattttatcaccttgcactttcacattttgactgaacaatttgttcaaatttcTGACCCGTTGAACAATTtggttttataaaacaaaatgaaatttggtcaaaattttgaatgaattgCAATTGGTGGAGagcaacactaacagtcaaTTCACTGTAACTTAATTTTcccaaatttcataaaaagaacTACATAGGTTTTATGTTTACATAGAATAGTTATAGAATTATCTTTGAATGAAGTAACAACAGTCGACAAACCTATTGAAATTGCTTAACCgtaaattagaaatatatctattattataatttggaatatatatgttatatacatgtatatcaaaaagggatacaaattaaagaaatcgataaaaaaaaatgattagtgATGAAGTATAAAGTAACGTCTCTTGCTTGTGACAAACTCATTAAAAAGATCACATCTTGTCAGAGAGTATAACATTCAAAATGACATTAATTCAAAGTTGTATTCTTCTGTTTAACTAAAATCTCAAGGCCTTTTCAATAAAgcagataaaatatttaatatctatTATCACAAAAAATGTTATATGCATTTATAATTAGCTAAACTCAATTGACACCATAAATCTATACTAGGCTTTAGTTGATGGTGAAAATTGTCCAGTAACCATAACATATATCTAAGGCCAAAGCAGTTTAATTCTTTGTTCGACGAACCCTCCCGGacctatttttaaaaaagatttttttttaattttgatattccTGCTTCCCACATCCGGAAATGTAATCATGTCCTTTTCCCGCACCCATATTTTggttaatattataaaaagatagcaacttttgtttttcaaatcaCAGTCTAACCTGTATATATCGATTTAAAACCTATTAGCACCCAGCACACTGTGTAAATATCTGTGAGAAATTTGTTTCAGCCTTAAACCAATTCATTCCAAGTGGGAGTGCTCCGAGATAAATATATAACGGGGGAAATTACCTGTACAGAACACCACATTTGTTTCTTTACCTcttacttatattccctatcaaatgttcgttgttagaaTAAATTACAAAGAACTTCGGAAGGAAAAGAGTTGCCTTAAActgcaattatattgtatgctgTTGAAACAAAACTATCCATAGCCGCTGCATGTTTCTGCACCGGTCCTGATTGATTCAGGggcctgtcgttcagcagttaccgtttgttgatgtggttcatttgtatttttccgtttgaatttatagattatatcgttggttttcctgttcgaattgtgtacactaataattttggggtccCTTACAGCTTGCTGGTTGGTCTGGATCAAAGCTGATGTGTGAAAGGCCGTACTTAGACTGGTCTTTATTAGTGTCAGGTTGGGAACAATCCTCTCTCAGACAAGGGGTTATTTTACtattgtaaaaaagaaaatagaaataccaaggatttgtatagtgctactatacaaaagCTTTGACAACTtgaattttttactcaaaagaggagaaatacatcACATCTAAACAACTTTTTTAAAGgagggtccacttattttgaataatataaaactgttaaagtaaacgTGTTAgcatggttaaagtccaggaatattacaaaattattggacatgttttaaccatttaataccagatatatacatatatagttcAGTGTGAAAATGTGTGCCCTTTTGTACTAAAAAGTgaattttttcacaaatatatatataatatataattatggcccgttgaaatatataaaattgtcaaCACGAAGAGGCTATTTCAATGAGGGCGCAGCCCGAAGTGAAATAACGTTTAagggttgacaattttggatattcatcgATTCTAAGGGgccacaattgttttattataccgaACTAACAGTGGGAAGGCCTTTCGAACACGTTCTATATAACTTTTCATAACGAAGACAAGCTGACGTTtg from Mytilus trossulus isolate FHL-02 chromosome 8, PNRI_Mtr1.1.1.hap1, whole genome shotgun sequence includes the following:
- the LOC134681980 gene encoding GTPase IMAP family member 4-like, with amino-acid sequence MKVLQISLILWVIILLSSCSAEESCSLQSEKVADSDIRHCSQKKSEDIGITENERRILLIGRTGVGKSTTGNTILGSDVFHADTSGESVTRKTEYARSLRYGRNLLVVDTPGLFDTSIPNNETMKEIAQCYSQTAPGLHAIIFVTEIGRFTKQEKDTFDFFLTHLGKEVIDYMIVAFTGKDRLDHKKRTIKQFVSNLKYESDLRWLLNRTEYRYTAFGYGGNRADREAEVIELLEMVDDLVKENDGKYYTNDMYEINEKVLK